A single genomic interval of Mycolicibacterium holsaticum DSM 44478 = JCM 12374 harbors:
- a CDS encoding mannitol dehydrogenase family protein, producing the protein MKLDNSTLTELSVDKPSYRRDEIRVGIVHFGVGGFHRAHQAAYVDRLLEMGLAKDWGICGVGVMPADRKMADVMAEQDGLYTLLLEKPDGTSEARVIGSIVDYRYAPDDPEAVIELLAAPSTRIISLTITEGGYNIDNAGGEVNVFGLVADALARRRERGVASPTIVSCDNIEGNGDVARQAFTTYAERRQPGLGEWIGAHTRFPNSMVDRITPVTTPEVIEVVTREFGVDDRWPVVAEPFTSWVLEDDFTEGRPPLEQAGVLLVDDVTPYELMKLRLLNASHQSLCYFGYLAGYRLVDDAASDPLFARFLLEYMDLEATPTLQPVPGIDLPDYKQTLIERFANPGIKDTIARLCFASSDRIPKWLLPVVRENLETGAPVRLSAATVASWARYAEGVDEQGQPIDVQDQLADILVPLAQSQREHPTAFIENTAVFGDLARQPRFVEAYLWALDSLHRDGARATLENLLGKDTP; encoded by the coding sequence ATGAAGTTGGACAACTCGACGTTGACCGAGCTCTCCGTGGACAAGCCGAGCTATCGCCGCGACGAAATCAGGGTCGGCATCGTGCATTTCGGTGTTGGCGGCTTTCACCGCGCGCACCAGGCCGCCTATGTCGACCGGCTGCTGGAGATGGGTCTGGCCAAGGATTGGGGCATCTGCGGCGTCGGTGTCATGCCCGCCGACCGCAAGATGGCCGACGTGATGGCCGAACAAGACGGGCTCTACACCCTGCTGCTCGAAAAGCCCGACGGCACAAGCGAAGCCCGGGTGATCGGCTCCATCGTCGACTACCGCTATGCGCCCGACGATCCCGAAGCGGTAATCGAACTGCTCGCGGCGCCGAGCACCCGGATCATCTCGCTGACCATCACCGAGGGCGGGTACAACATCGACAACGCCGGCGGTGAGGTGAACGTGTTCGGGCTTGTCGCCGACGCATTGGCTCGCAGGCGCGAGCGCGGCGTGGCATCGCCGACGATCGTGTCCTGCGACAACATCGAGGGCAACGGCGACGTCGCCCGCCAGGCGTTCACCACCTACGCCGAACGCAGGCAACCCGGCCTCGGAGAATGGATCGGCGCGCACACCCGGTTTCCCAACTCGATGGTCGACCGCATCACGCCGGTCACCACGCCGGAGGTGATCGAGGTGGTCACGCGGGAATTCGGCGTCGACGACCGCTGGCCGGTCGTCGCCGAACCGTTCACGTCGTGGGTGCTCGAAGACGACTTCACCGAAGGCCGACCGCCGCTGGAACAGGCCGGCGTGCTTCTGGTCGACGACGTGACGCCCTACGAGCTGATGAAACTACGGCTGCTCAATGCGAGCCACCAAAGCCTCTGCTACTTCGGCTATTTAGCGGGATACCGGTTGGTCGACGACGCCGCGAGCGACCCGCTGTTCGCCCGATTCCTGCTGGAGTACATGGATTTGGAGGCCACCCCGACGCTTCAGCCGGTGCCGGGCATCGACCTGCCCGACTACAAGCAGACGCTCATCGAGCGGTTCGCCAACCCGGGCATCAAGGACACCATCGCCAGGCTGTGCTTTGCCTCCTCGGACCGGATCCCGAAGTGGCTGCTGCCTGTGGTGCGCGAGAACCTCGAGACGGGCGCTCCGGTCCGGTTGTCGGCGGCGACGGTGGCCAGCTGGGCCCGCTACGCCGAAGGTGTCGACGAGCAGGGGCAGCCCATCGATGTGCAGGATCAGCTCGCCGACATCTTGGTGCCGTTGGCGCAATCTCAGCGCGAGCATCCGACCGCGTTCATCGAAAACACGGCCGTCTTCGGCGATCTGGCTCGCCAACCGCGGTTTGTCGAGGCGTATCTGTGGGCACTCGACTCACTGCACCGTGACGGGGCGCGCGCGACGTTGGAGAACCTGCTGGGAAAGGACACGCCATGA
- a CDS encoding NAD(P)-dependent alcohol dehydrogenase — protein sequence MRAAVLVEPGRIVVQERPVPTPDPGDVLVRVSSVGVCGSDTHYYRHGRVGSFVVEAPLVLGHEAAGTIVAVGESVDPSRIGQRVSIEPQRPDPETEETRRGDYNLCPHMRFYATPPVDGALCDYVTIGAEFAHPVPGSVSDDAAALCEPLSVGIAAIRKAGVDARSRVLIAGAGPIGIVVTQLARAYGATEIIVTDLDPARREQATRFGATTVLDPTVDRLGAEPVDAFIDASGAQSAVVDGIRAVRPAGRVVLVGLGAETMELPVQVIQNRELMLTGVFRYANTWPTAIALVESGQVDLDSMVTAHFTLEETAQALDSDRTPGSVKSVVRVS from the coding sequence ATGCGCGCCGCGGTACTCGTCGAACCCGGCCGCATCGTCGTCCAGGAACGCCCGGTACCCACTCCCGATCCCGGGGACGTCCTGGTCCGCGTCTCGTCGGTAGGGGTCTGCGGCTCCGATACGCACTACTACCGGCACGGCCGGGTGGGCAGCTTCGTCGTCGAGGCGCCGCTGGTGCTCGGCCATGAGGCGGCGGGCACGATCGTCGCCGTCGGCGAGTCGGTCGACCCGTCGCGCATCGGGCAGCGGGTGTCGATCGAGCCGCAGCGTCCCGATCCCGAGACCGAGGAAACCCGCCGGGGCGATTACAACCTGTGTCCGCACATGCGTTTCTATGCGACGCCGCCGGTCGACGGGGCGCTATGCGACTACGTGACCATCGGCGCCGAGTTCGCCCACCCGGTGCCGGGCTCGGTGTCCGACGACGCGGCCGCGCTGTGCGAACCGCTGTCCGTCGGCATCGCCGCGATCCGCAAGGCCGGCGTCGACGCCCGATCACGGGTGCTGATCGCGGGCGCCGGACCGATCGGCATCGTGGTGACCCAACTCGCCAGGGCCTACGGCGCCACCGAGATCATCGTCACCGACCTGGACCCGGCGCGCCGCGAACAGGCCACCCGGTTCGGGGCGACGACCGTGCTCGACCCGACCGTCGATCGGCTGGGTGCAGAACCCGTCGACGCGTTCATCGATGCCTCGGGAGCGCAGTCGGCGGTGGTCGACGGGATCCGCGCGGTGCGCCCGGCGGGCCGGGTGGTGCTGGTGGGCCTGGGGGCCGAAACGATGGAGCTGCCGGTGCAGGTGATCCAGAACCGCGAGCTGATGTTGACCGGGGTGTTCCGGTACGCCAACACGTGGCCGACCGCGATCGCGCTTGTCGAGTCGGGCCAGGTGGATCTCGACTCGATGGTCACCGCCCACTTCACGCTGGAGGAAACCGCGCAGGCCCTGGACTCCGACCGCACGCCGGGTAGCGTCAAGTCGGTGGTGAGGGTGTCATGA
- a CDS encoding sugar-binding transcriptional regulator: MLTEGGSVAASTSNGEVAEAAPAPNRTASAEDLRLALRAATLYYLDGLTQAEIAARLGVSRPTAGRLIARAKAHGLVRIEVAVPAGMRDDLHAEEERELEQRFGLTEAVVTGHGVDVGAPGRHTAFASVGRAAAALLARRLAPDDVLGFTWGPEQVAVATALTPGAAKCRAVVQLNGATSTAAYQTGTEFILSRFSDALHATAIRLPAPLYADPSTVASMRSDSLISRTLDAGRRADLMLFGVGAVSTSTTLFEGSFLDTGMLDELVSLGAVGEIGGRFFDADGVPVDTELQHRAVSVPLPDVRGCQKTILISSGVTKYHATLGALRGTLARLLVCDIDCARWLLAQ, encoded by the coding sequence ATGCTCACCGAGGGAGGGTCTGTGGCCGCATCGACGTCGAACGGCGAGGTCGCCGAGGCGGCGCCCGCGCCGAACCGCACGGCGAGCGCCGAGGACCTGCGGCTCGCGCTGCGCGCCGCGACGCTGTACTACCTCGACGGGTTGACGCAGGCCGAGATCGCCGCACGGCTCGGGGTGTCGCGGCCGACGGCGGGACGCCTGATCGCCCGGGCCAAAGCGCACGGCCTGGTGCGCATCGAGGTGGCCGTCCCCGCGGGCATGCGCGACGACCTGCACGCCGAGGAGGAACGCGAACTCGAGCAGCGCTTCGGTCTCACCGAAGCGGTTGTCACCGGCCACGGGGTCGACGTCGGCGCTCCCGGCAGGCATACGGCCTTCGCCAGCGTGGGCCGGGCCGCGGCGGCCCTTCTGGCGCGCCGACTCGCACCCGACGACGTGCTCGGGTTCACCTGGGGACCTGAGCAGGTCGCGGTGGCGACCGCGCTGACACCCGGGGCGGCGAAATGCCGTGCGGTGGTGCAGCTGAACGGTGCGACGTCGACGGCGGCCTACCAGACCGGCACCGAGTTCATCCTCAGCCGGTTTTCGGATGCGTTGCACGCTACCGCGATCCGGCTTCCCGCGCCGCTGTACGCCGATCCGTCGACGGTGGCGTCCATGCGCAGCGACTCGCTCATCTCGCGCACGTTGGACGCCGGCAGGCGCGCCGACCTGATGCTGTTCGGGGTGGGCGCGGTGTCCACGTCCACCACGCTGTTCGAAGGCAGTTTCCTCGACACCGGCATGCTCGACGAACTCGTCTCCCTCGGTGCGGTCGGTGAGATCGGCGGACGGTTCTTCGACGCGGACGGGGTGCCGGTCGACACCGAGTTGCAGCATCGCGCGGTGTCGGTTCCGCTGCCGGACGTCCGCGGTTGCCAGAAGACGATCCTGATCTCCAGTGGCGTCACGAAGTACCACGCCACCCTCGGCGCGTTGCGCGGGACGTTGGCCAGGCTGCTGGTTTGTGACATCGATTGTGCTCGTTGGCTATTGGCACAGTGA
- a CDS encoding ABC transporter substrate-binding protein, protein MVKALRRWAACAAAAALTLTAGCAGAGTLGATDRTVTIAMVSNSQMTDARSLARHFEEANPDIQLRFVTLSENQARAKITASTAMGGGEFDVVMISNYETPQWAENGWLTNLSDYIANTPGYDQDDFIPSLRESLSYEGDMYSVPFYGESSFLMYRKDLFEQAGIEMPHNPTWQQVADAAAKLDGPDMVGICLRGKPGWGEVLAPLDTVINTFGGRWYDMEWNAALDSPEATEAVKFYVDLVREHGEPGAATSGFGECATQFAQGRAAMWYDATSAVSVLEDPKESNVVGKVGYALAPMVEKPNPGWLYAWSLGIPTSSDKKDDAWKFIAWMTDKNYIKLVGEELGWARVPPGNRLSTYQIPQYQEVSAAFGAVTLESIESANPRKPTVQPVPYTGIQFLAIPEFQDLGTRVSQQISAAIAGQKSVEEALKQSQDYAEVVGRTYQEKS, encoded by the coding sequence ATGGTGAAGGCGTTACGCAGATGGGCGGCATGTGCGGCCGCGGCGGCCCTGACGCTGACGGCCGGTTGTGCGGGTGCGGGAACGCTCGGCGCGACCGACCGCACGGTCACCATCGCGATGGTCTCCAACTCACAGATGACCGATGCGCGGTCGCTGGCCCGGCACTTCGAGGAGGCCAACCCCGACATCCAGTTGCGGTTCGTCACACTGTCGGAGAACCAGGCCCGGGCCAAGATCACCGCGTCGACCGCGATGGGCGGCGGTGAGTTCGACGTCGTGATGATCAGCAACTACGAGACCCCGCAGTGGGCCGAAAACGGCTGGCTGACCAACCTTTCCGACTACATCGCCAACACCCCCGGATACGACCAGGACGACTTCATCCCGTCGCTGCGCGAGTCGCTGTCCTATGAGGGCGACATGTACTCGGTGCCGTTCTACGGTGAGTCGTCGTTTCTGATGTACCGCAAGGACCTGTTCGAACAGGCCGGTATCGAGATGCCGCACAACCCGACCTGGCAGCAGGTCGCCGATGCCGCGGCCAAACTCGACGGTCCCGACATGGTCGGCATCTGCCTGCGCGGCAAGCCCGGCTGGGGCGAGGTGCTCGCACCGCTGGACACGGTGATCAACACGTTCGGCGGACGCTGGTACGACATGGAATGGAACGCTGCGCTCGACAGCCCCGAGGCCACCGAGGCCGTGAAGTTCTACGTCGACCTGGTGCGCGAACACGGTGAGCCGGGTGCGGCGACAAGCGGGTTCGGTGAGTGCGCAACGCAGTTCGCGCAGGGGCGGGCCGCCATGTGGTACGACGCCACGTCTGCGGTGTCGGTGCTCGAAGATCCCAAGGAGTCCAACGTGGTGGGCAAGGTCGGCTACGCCTTGGCGCCGATGGTGGAGAAACCCAACCCGGGCTGGTTGTACGCCTGGTCGCTGGGCATCCCCACCTCCAGTGACAAGAAGGACGACGCATGGAAGTTCATCGCGTGGATGACCGACAAGAACTACATCAAGCTCGTCGGTGAGGAACTCGGCTGGGCCCGGGTGCCACCCGGTAATCGGCTGTCGACCTATCAGATCCCGCAATACCAGGAGGTGTCGGCGGCCTTCGGTGCGGTGACGCTCGAATCGATCGAGAGCGCCAACCCGCGCAAACCGACCGTGCAACCGGTGCCCTACACCGGAATTCAGTTCCTCGCGATCCCGGAGTTCCAGGATCTGGGCACCAGGGTCAGCCAGCAGATCAGCGCCGCCATCGCCGGCCAGAAGTCGGTCGAGGAAGCGCTCAAACAATCCCAGGATTATGCCGAGGTCGTCGGCCGCACCTATCAGGAGAAGTCATGA
- a CDS encoding carbohydrate ABC transporter permease, translating to MTTLEREPHTDSGQGARIKKKQDPGVSRAEGWRRRGPLLPALIFTIVVTQIPFLFTLYYSTLSWNLVRPGSRKFVGLQNYVDVVQDSVFWQAAVNTVVIIVATVLISVVLGLVLALLLDRAFLGRGVVRTLLITPFLVTPVAGALMWKTAMLDPVFGIVNWLLSPFGVEGVDWVSRFPLSSVILALVWQWTPFMMLLILAGLQSMPRDILEAGRVDGAGSFQLFRELTLPHLRRFIELGAVLGAIYLVNTFDQIYMMTQGGPGTASANLPFYIYERAFLGFDIGQAAAMGVVVVVFTIVIASFALRMIFKTFTGKEEAAR from the coding sequence ATGACAACGCTTGAGCGGGAGCCGCACACCGATTCCGGGCAGGGCGCGCGCATCAAGAAGAAGCAGGACCCCGGGGTGAGCCGGGCGGAAGGCTGGCGCAGGCGCGGGCCGCTGCTGCCTGCGCTGATCTTCACGATCGTCGTCACGCAGATCCCGTTCCTGTTCACGCTGTACTACTCCACGCTGTCGTGGAACCTGGTGCGGCCGGGCTCGCGTAAGTTCGTCGGGCTGCAGAACTACGTGGATGTGGTGCAGGACAGTGTCTTCTGGCAAGCGGCGGTCAACACGGTGGTGATCATCGTGGCCACGGTGCTGATCTCGGTGGTGCTGGGGTTGGTGCTGGCGCTGCTGCTGGACCGGGCGTTCCTGGGCCGCGGGGTGGTGCGGACCCTGTTGATCACCCCGTTCCTCGTGACACCCGTTGCCGGAGCGCTGATGTGGAAGACCGCGATGCTCGACCCGGTGTTCGGCATCGTGAACTGGCTGCTGTCTCCGTTCGGCGTCGAGGGCGTCGACTGGGTCAGCAGGTTCCCGCTGAGTTCGGTGATCCTCGCGCTGGTCTGGCAGTGGACGCCGTTCATGATGCTGCTGATCCTCGCCGGGCTTCAGTCGATGCCGCGCGACATCCTGGAGGCCGGCCGGGTCGACGGTGCGGGTTCGTTTCAACTGTTCCGAGAGCTGACGCTTCCACACCTACGTCGGTTCATCGAACTCGGTGCGGTGCTCGGCGCGATCTACTTGGTCAACACCTTCGACCAGATCTACATGATGACGCAGGGCGGTCCGGGCACGGCGAGCGCGAACCTGCCGTTCTACATCTACGAACGCGCGTTCCTCGGATTCGACATCGGCCAGGCCGCAGCGATGGGCGTCGTCGTCGTGGTGTTCACCATCGTGATCGCCAGCTTCGCGCTGCGAATGATCTTCAAGACGTTCACCGGTAAGGAAGAGGCAGCACGATGA
- a CDS encoding carbohydrate ABC transporter permease, with the protein MSTTETRTPVKPKVKRRRFQPWGAVAWIVGLGFFFPVFWMVLTAFKQEVDAYTTTPKVFFVPTLDQFKAVFDQGVGTALLNSAFATGVSTVLVLLLGVPAAFALSLRPVRKTQDVLFFFISTKMLPVVAVIIPLYVIVSNIGLLDNIWALIVLYTAMNLPIAVWMMRSFFLEVPGELLEAASLDGASTWRSVREVILPLVSPGIAATALICVIFAWNEFFFAVNLTAVQAQTMPVFMVGFIAGQGLYWAKLCAAATMAALPVVLAGWIAQNKLVRGLSFGAIK; encoded by the coding sequence ATGAGCACTACCGAGACACGTACCCCGGTCAAGCCGAAAGTCAAGCGCCGCAGGTTCCAACCGTGGGGCGCGGTGGCCTGGATCGTCGGGCTGGGCTTCTTCTTCCCGGTGTTCTGGATGGTGCTGACCGCGTTCAAACAAGAGGTCGACGCCTACACCACGACACCGAAGGTCTTCTTCGTACCGACGCTGGACCAGTTCAAGGCGGTGTTCGACCAGGGGGTGGGCACGGCTCTGCTGAATTCCGCGTTCGCCACCGGGGTGTCCACCGTCCTGGTGCTGCTGCTGGGGGTGCCCGCCGCGTTCGCGTTGTCGCTGCGGCCGGTGCGCAAGACCCAGGATGTGTTGTTCTTCTTCATCAGCACCAAGATGCTTCCGGTCGTGGCGGTGATCATCCCGCTGTATGTGATCGTGTCGAATATCGGTCTGCTGGACAACATCTGGGCGTTGATCGTGTTGTACACAGCGATGAATTTGCCGATCGCGGTGTGGATGATGCGGTCGTTCTTCCTCGAGGTTCCCGGCGAGCTACTGGAAGCGGCCAGCCTCGACGGCGCCAGCACATGGCGTTCGGTGCGCGAGGTGATCCTGCCGCTGGTGTCGCCTGGCATCGCGGCAACGGCGTTGATCTGCGTGATCTTTGCGTGGAACGAGTTCTTCTTCGCGGTGAACCTGACGGCCGTGCAGGCGCAGACCATGCCGGTGTTCATGGTCGGGTTCATCGCGGGTCAGGGCCTGTACTGGGCCAAGCTGTGCGCGGCGGCGACGATGGCCGCGCTGCCGGTAGTTCTCGCGGGCTGGATCGCGCAGAACAAGCTGGTTCGTGGGCTCTCCTTCGGCGCCATCAAATAG
- a CDS encoding ABC transporter ATP-binding protein, with translation MATITYRNASCIYEGSDKLAVDSLNLDITDGEFVVLVGPSGSGKSTALRMLAGLEDIDEGSIEIGGRDMVGVPSKDRDIAMVFQNYALYPNKTVAENMGFALKLRGVSSAERRRKVEEAAKVLDLVEFLDRKPAKLSGGQRQRVAMGRAIVREPQVFCMDEPLSNLDAKLRVQTRTQIAALQRRLGTTTVYVTHDQVEAMTMGDRVAVLRDGKLQQFASPNELYDNPANAFVAGFIGSPAMNLVTLPITSGGVRVGEDSTLELERDQLTRLADAGLTEVTIGIRPEQLEIADSGGVEVVVDLVEDLGSEAYVYTHASSGSGVELVARSSPRTAPKLADTVRLRKRSDAGVHLFHPKTGERIG, from the coding sequence ATGGCGACAATCACGTATCGCAACGCCTCCTGCATCTACGAGGGCTCCGACAAGCTCGCCGTCGACTCGTTGAACCTCGACATCACCGACGGCGAGTTCGTCGTGCTGGTCGGGCCGTCGGGTTCGGGCAAGAGCACCGCGCTGCGGATGCTCGCCGGCCTCGAGGACATCGACGAGGGCAGCATCGAGATCGGTGGGCGTGACATGGTCGGCGTGCCGTCCAAGGACCGCGACATCGCGATGGTGTTCCAGAACTATGCGCTGTACCCGAACAAGACCGTCGCGGAGAACATGGGTTTCGCGTTGAAGCTGCGCGGGGTGTCCTCCGCCGAGCGTCGCCGCAAGGTCGAGGAAGCCGCCAAAGTGCTTGACCTGGTGGAGTTCTTGGACCGCAAACCGGCCAAGCTGTCCGGCGGTCAGCGCCAACGCGTGGCGATGGGCCGGGCCATCGTGCGTGAGCCCCAGGTGTTCTGCATGGACGAGCCGTTGTCCAACCTCGACGCCAAGCTGCGGGTGCAGACCCGCACCCAGATCGCCGCGCTGCAGCGCAGGCTGGGTACCACCACGGTGTACGTCACCCACGACCAGGTGGAGGCGATGACGATGGGTGACCGGGTGGCCGTGCTGCGCGACGGCAAGCTGCAGCAGTTCGCCTCACCCAACGAGTTGTACGACAACCCCGCCAACGCGTTCGTGGCCGGGTTCATCGGCTCACCGGCGATGAACCTCGTGACGCTGCCGATCACGTCCGGCGGAGTACGGGTCGGCGAGGATTCGACTTTGGAGCTCGAGCGCGACCAGCTGACGCGGCTGGCCGACGCCGGCCTGACCGAAGTCACCATCGGTATCCGGCCCGAGCAGCTCGAGATCGCCGACAGCGGCGGCGTGGAGGTCGTCGTCGACCTGGTCGAGGACCTCGGCAGCGAGGCATACGTGTACACCCATGCCAGCTCCGGCTCCGGTGTGGAGTTGGTGGCCCGCTCGTCGCCGCGTACCGCACCGAAGCTGGCCGACACCGTGCGGTTACGCAAGCGCTCGGACGCCGGCGTGCACCTGTTCCACCCGAAGACGGGTGAACGCATCGGCTAG
- a CDS encoding HNH endonuclease signature motif containing protein produces MGAEAVQATVASLRAAYDELAALSIDALSAPELMAALDDLEALACQLPAQSHRMLARLQAETTAKEMGAKSWRDVLAIRWRISTSEAGRRLDEAALLGPRRTLTGEPLDALLPCTAVAQAHGAVNREHVKVVREAMDRIPPAVDSLTRAQIEIDLVRTAIGVGPKELKDHAERILFLLDQDGPEPDERERARRRGVSKGPQGSDKMTPLRANLTPEAWAIYEAIFAKWAAPGMCNPADDNPCVSGTPSQAQIDNDHRSLAQRQHDALVAVGRSVLESGELGQHNGIPTSIIIRTTLQDLESRAGVGVTGGGTVVPISDVIRLAAHANHYLAVFDKATGSALDLFRARRVASPAQRIMLIARDGGCTKPGCTVPAYGSQVHHAARDWADDGQTNVDELGLACGPDNRMVGPGGWQTRINEDNDVEWLPPPHLDTGQARVNDYHRPERLHRLPDDEPEEVVDKRNPNGNNESRAGPEPDAA; encoded by the coding sequence ATGGGTGCGGAAGCGGTACAGGCCACGGTTGCCTCGCTTCGTGCGGCCTATGACGAGTTGGCCGCGTTGTCGATCGACGCGCTCAGTGCGCCGGAGTTGATGGCGGCGCTCGACGACCTCGAAGCCCTCGCCTGCCAGCTGCCGGCTCAGAGCCATCGGATGTTGGCGCGTTTGCAAGCCGAGACCACCGCGAAGGAAATGGGTGCGAAGTCCTGGCGTGACGTGCTGGCGATCCGGTGGCGCATTTCGACCAGTGAGGCCGGCCGCCGACTCGACGAGGCAGCATTGTTGGGCCCGCGTCGCACCCTGACCGGTGAACCGCTCGATGCCCTATTGCCCTGCACCGCGGTTGCCCAAGCGCACGGGGCGGTCAATCGCGAGCATGTCAAGGTCGTGCGCGAGGCGATGGACCGCATCCCGCCCGCGGTGGACTCCCTGACCCGCGCGCAGATCGAAATCGATCTGGTCCGCACCGCGATCGGTGTGGGTCCCAAGGAATTGAAGGACCACGCCGAGCGCATCCTGTTCCTTCTTGACCAGGATGGTCCCGAACCCGACGAGCGTGAACGTGCTCGGCGTCGCGGCGTGTCGAAGGGACCCCAGGGATCGGACAAGATGACCCCGCTGCGGGCCAACCTGACTCCGGAAGCCTGGGCGATATACGAGGCGATCTTCGCCAAGTGGGCCGCGCCGGGGATGTGCAATCCCGCCGACGACAATCCCTGCGTTTCGGGTACGCCGTCACAGGCCCAGATCGATAACGACCACCGCAGTCTGGCGCAGCGCCAGCACGACGCGCTGGTCGCGGTCGGGCGCAGCGTGTTGGAAAGCGGTGAGCTTGGCCAGCACAACGGGATACCGACCTCGATCATCATCCGCACCACACTGCAGGATTTGGAGAGCCGGGCTGGAGTCGGCGTCACCGGTGGAGGGACCGTCGTTCCCATCAGCGACGTGATTCGGTTGGCTGCACACGCCAACCACTACCTGGCGGTGTTCGACAAGGCCACCGGCTCGGCGCTGGACCTGTTTCGCGCTCGGCGCGTGGCTTCGCCGGCCCAGCGGATCATGCTCATCGCCCGTGACGGCGGCTGCACCAAGCCGGGCTGCACCGTGCCCGCCTACGGCAGCCAAGTCCATCACGCGGCTCGCGACTGGGCTGACGACGGACAAACTAACGTCGACGAACTCGGTTTGGCGTGTGGGCCCGACAACCGCATGGTCGGCCCCGGCGGCTGGCAAACACGGATCAACGAAGACAACGACGTCGAGTGGCTCCCGCCCCCACACCTGGACACCGGGCAAGCCCGCGTCAACGACTACCATCGTCCCGAGCGTCTCCACCGACTACCCGACGACGAACCCGAAGAAGTCGTCGATAAACGGAACCCGAACGGCAACAACGAAAGTCGAGCAGGCCCGGAACCCGACGCGGCGTGA